One region of Chitinophaga varians genomic DNA includes:
- a CDS encoding polysaccharide biosynthesis/export family protein produces the protein MTYFRDIPDSLGSKEVEQALYKTPLIQVDDILQVNIQTLDPGTTALLNQQNAPSWPSAGTVPGGGSNISGYLVDKDGNIMLPLIGKMQVKGKSTEEVRAAVAEKAAQFYKDPVVNVRFVNFKITVLGEVTRPSTYVMPNEKVTLLDAIGMAGDLTIYGKRENVLLIRDKDGKKEFVRFNLNNTNLFTSPYYYLQQGDVVYVEPNKSKVVATDASRLKNITIITSAITLLVVILTRVKF, from the coding sequence GTGACCTATTTCAGGGATATCCCGGATTCGCTGGGATCAAAGGAAGTGGAACAGGCGTTGTATAAAACGCCGCTCATCCAGGTGGATGATATTCTGCAAGTGAATATTCAAACCCTGGACCCGGGCACCACCGCCTTGTTAAATCAACAGAACGCCCCATCATGGCCTTCCGCAGGAACCGTTCCCGGAGGGGGCTCTAATATCAGCGGGTATCTGGTTGACAAGGATGGCAATATCATGTTGCCATTGATTGGCAAGATGCAGGTGAAAGGTAAATCAACAGAAGAAGTAAGAGCAGCGGTAGCCGAAAAGGCCGCCCAGTTTTACAAAGACCCTGTTGTTAATGTAAGATTCGTTAACTTTAAAATTACAGTGCTTGGTGAAGTAACAAGGCCATCAACCTATGTGATGCCCAATGAAAAAGTAACCTTATTGGATGCTATCGGCATGGCGGGTGATCTTACTATTTATGGAAAACGCGAAAACGTATTACTGATCAGGGATAAAGATGGTAAAAAAGAATTTGTCAGATTTAACCTGAACAATACAAACCTGTTTACATCTCCCTATTATTATTTACAACAGGGAGACGTGGTATATGTTGAACCGAATAAGTCGAAGGTTGTAGCAACGGACGCATCGCGATTGAAGAACATTACTATTATCACATCTGCGATCACGTTGCTGGTGGTAATACTAACGAGGGTCAAGTTTTAA
- a CDS encoding GumC family protein → MYENNNSNNPFSLNGNTPVAPQPDNVLDLRKILDILGSYWYIFLLSLILTGAAAWLYLRYATPSYKISAKILVQDDKKGGNLPGEEILSQLELFNTKSSVDNEVEILSSRSIMESVVKDLQLNVSYVADGRVKKTEQYRNMPFSFKWLSLSDSLAAMNYTIHPINEKKFSLSRTGLTREGTWNDTLHLPEGVVFIQRNPLYAFVHPEYYVKVVSVDQAVGKYRSLVTMAVPNKQVSTVDLTITDGIPERGEAVLNKLIEAYMKASVEDKNRIADSTIAFIDNRLVIVTKELSGVEKDIQQFKQSNQVADLEEQAKLLVSSTGDFSKQLLDQQVRLNIVESMQKYMQDEANNKRVVPSSLVVQDPSFLGLVERYNTLQLERERQLLSTTENNPLIKNIDQQLQGLRGDLNTSLGSLKNGIQISIDELQRSSGSLNKKIAQVPAKERLFLDFSRQQAIKQELYLFLLKKREESALSKSSNLAVARIIDPAKSDALPFKPKRLLIYLLAMVAGLALPSLGLYVKELLNIRVTNKKDITGGTKVPIIGEIGHTQNKELVVAKRDNVTPVAEQFRALRTNLQFILSGPQQKVILLTSSMSGEGKSFVAANLAAVLALSGKKVVLLEMDLRKPKLSDKLGIDNMTGFSTYAIGKSMLEEVIKPSGIHENCSIISSGPIPPNPAELLLLEQTEILFTKLRAKFDYIVVDTAPVGLVTDAQLLARFADATLYLVRQGITFKQQLQIPGDLAAQRKMPRINLIVNDVKAGRSYGYGYGYGYGYGYSETQRRGVAGRFKKLIGKS, encoded by the coding sequence ATGTACGAGAATAACAATTCAAATAATCCATTTTCTTTAAACGGTAACACTCCTGTTGCACCGCAGCCGGATAATGTACTTGACTTAAGAAAAATACTGGATATATTGGGATCATACTGGTATATTTTCCTGTTGAGCCTCATCCTGACAGGCGCCGCCGCCTGGCTGTATCTCCGTTACGCAACGCCGAGCTATAAGATCAGTGCCAAAATACTGGTGCAGGATGATAAAAAAGGCGGGAACCTGCCCGGTGAAGAGATCCTCAGTCAGCTGGAATTGTTCAATACCAAAAGCAGCGTGGATAATGAAGTGGAAATACTTAGCTCGCGTTCTATTATGGAAAGCGTAGTGAAAGACCTCCAGCTGAATGTGAGCTATGTCGCTGATGGCCGCGTGAAGAAAACAGAGCAATACCGTAACATGCCTTTTTCATTTAAGTGGCTCAGCCTGAGTGATAGCCTGGCTGCGATGAATTATACCATCCATCCGATCAATGAAAAGAAATTTTCGCTGAGCCGTACCGGTCTTACCAGAGAGGGGACCTGGAACGATACGCTGCATTTGCCTGAAGGTGTCGTGTTCATACAACGGAACCCATTGTACGCGTTCGTCCATCCGGAATATTATGTGAAAGTGGTTTCTGTGGACCAGGCCGTGGGAAAATACCGGTCGCTGGTGACCATGGCTGTCCCCAACAAGCAGGTAAGCACGGTAGACCTCACCATCACGGATGGTATACCTGAAAGAGGCGAAGCGGTGCTTAACAAACTGATTGAAGCGTATATGAAGGCCAGCGTGGAAGATAAAAACAGGATCGCGGACAGCACCATCGCCTTTATCGATAACCGGCTGGTGATCGTGACCAAAGAGCTTTCCGGTGTTGAAAAAGACATACAACAGTTTAAACAGTCAAATCAGGTGGCCGACCTGGAAGAACAGGCAAAATTATTGGTTTCCAGTACCGGGGATTTTTCCAAACAGTTGCTGGACCAGCAGGTAAGGTTAAACATTGTTGAGTCTATGCAAAAGTACATGCAGGACGAAGCCAACAACAAACGCGTGGTACCTTCCTCCCTTGTTGTACAGGACCCTTCCTTCCTCGGGCTGGTAGAGCGTTATAACACATTACAGCTGGAAAGGGAAAGGCAATTGCTGTCCACCACGGAAAATAACCCGCTGATTAAAAACATTGATCAGCAATTGCAGGGGCTACGCGGAGACCTGAACACCAGTCTCGGCTCATTAAAGAATGGTATCCAGATTAGTATCGACGAACTGCAACGCAGCTCCGGAAGCCTGAACAAAAAGATAGCACAGGTACCCGCCAAGGAACGTCTCTTCCTGGATTTTTCGCGGCAACAGGCTATTAAACAGGAGCTCTATCTGTTCCTGTTGAAAAAGAGGGAGGAATCTGCGCTGTCGAAATCGTCTAATCTGGCAGTAGCAAGAATCATCGATCCGGCAAAAAGCGACGCCCTTCCTTTTAAACCCAAACGCCTGTTAATATACCTGCTGGCCATGGTGGCAGGACTGGCATTACCTTCACTGGGCCTTTATGTAAAAGAACTCCTGAATATCAGGGTAACCAATAAAAAAGACATCACTGGCGGCACCAAAGTGCCCATCATTGGTGAAATCGGACATACACAGAATAAAGAACTGGTGGTGGCCAAAAGGGATAATGTGACCCCTGTTGCAGAACAGTTCAGGGCGCTGCGTACTAACCTGCAGTTCATACTGTCGGGGCCACAGCAAAAGGTGATCCTGCTGACGTCCAGCATGAGCGGTGAAGGGAAGTCCTTCGTGGCCGCAAACCTGGCAGCTGTGCTGGCGCTTTCAGGCAAAAAGGTGGTACTGCTGGAAATGGACCTTCGCAAGCCAAAGCTCTCCGATAAACTGGGTATAGACAACATGACAGGGTTTAGCACCTACGCCATCGGCAAAAGTATGCTGGAGGAAGTTATCAAACCTTCCGGCATACACGAAAATTGCAGTATTATTTCCTCCGGGCCGATACCGCCCAATCCTGCAGAGCTCTTATTGCTGGAACAAACAGAAATATTGTTTACCAAACTCAGGGCAAAATTTGACTATATCGTAGTAGATACTGCGCCGGTAGGGTTGGTGACGGACGCACAACTGTTAGCGCGTTTTGCAGATGCCACACTTTACCTTGTCCGTCAGGGCATTACCTTTAAACAACAGCTGCAAATTCCGGGCGATCTGGCAGCACAGCGAAAAATGCCCAGAATAAACCTGATCGTAAACGATGTGAAGGCTGGCCGCAGCTATGGTTACGGCTACGGTTATGGTTACGGCTACGGCTACAGTGAAACGCAACGTAGAGGCGTGGCCGGACGCTTTAAAAAGTTGATCGGAAAATCATAA
- a CDS encoding nucleotide sugar dehydrogenase: MNQETRIAIIGLGYVGLPLAVEFAKKYKTFGFDINKARIAELMSGSDHTLEVAEEDLKKVITADPEAATGLFCTNELDAIKSANYFIVTVPTPVDKHNRPDLTPLYKASETVGKVLKKGDTVIYESTVYPGVTEDECVPVLEKISGLRFNTDFFAGYSPERINPGDKEHTVTKILKVTSGSTPEVAEKIDQLYKSIIVAGTFKATSIKVAEAAKVIENAQRDINIAFVNELAKIFNLLEIDTADVLAAAGTKWNFLKFRPGLVGGHCIGVDPYYLAQKAQEAGYHPEIILAGRRVNDGIGAYVAHELVRLMIKKEVRVKGSNILVLGVTFKENCPDVRNTKVVDILNTLKGYDVNISIYDPWADPADVKHEYNWDCVKSVSTEDKFDAVLLAVAHNEFSALNIKSMCKDNAVIYDVKGILPKELVDARL; encoded by the coding sequence ATGAATCAGGAAACTAGGATTGCAATCATTGGATTAGGTTACGTGGGATTGCCTTTAGCAGTGGAATTTGCGAAAAAATATAAAACTTTCGGCTTTGATATCAATAAAGCCAGGATCGCGGAATTAATGAGCGGGTCAGACCATACCCTGGAAGTAGCGGAAGAAGATCTGAAAAAAGTAATTACCGCTGATCCGGAAGCCGCTACAGGACTGTTTTGTACCAATGAACTGGATGCCATTAAATCAGCAAACTACTTTATTGTTACCGTACCTACACCGGTGGATAAACACAATCGTCCGGACCTTACGCCACTATACAAAGCCAGTGAAACAGTTGGTAAAGTACTGAAGAAAGGAGATACTGTGATTTATGAATCCACCGTATATCCTGGTGTGACGGAAGATGAATGTGTGCCGGTGCTGGAGAAAATATCCGGATTGCGGTTTAATACGGATTTTTTTGCAGGCTACTCTCCCGAACGTATTAACCCGGGCGATAAAGAACACACCGTTACTAAAATACTGAAAGTAACTTCCGGTTCTACTCCTGAAGTGGCGGAAAAAATCGATCAGCTGTATAAGTCAATCATTGTTGCCGGTACCTTTAAAGCCACCTCTATTAAGGTAGCAGAAGCGGCGAAAGTAATTGAGAATGCACAGCGTGATATCAATATTGCCTTCGTAAATGAACTCGCAAAAATATTTAACCTGCTCGAAATCGATACTGCAGATGTATTGGCTGCTGCCGGTACGAAGTGGAACTTCCTGAAGTTCAGACCAGGATTGGTGGGAGGACACTGTATTGGTGTTGACCCCTATTACCTGGCACAAAAAGCCCAGGAGGCGGGTTATCATCCCGAAATCATCCTGGCAGGTCGCCGTGTAAATGACGGTATCGGTGCCTATGTGGCGCACGAACTGGTGAGGCTGATGATCAAAAAAGAAGTGCGGGTAAAAGGCTCCAATATCCTCGTACTTGGTGTTACATTTAAGGAAAACTGCCCGGACGTACGTAATACCAAAGTGGTGGATATCCTCAATACACTGAAAGGGTACGATGTTAATATTTCTATTTATGATCCTTGGGCTGATCCTGCAGATGTGAAACATGAGTACAACTGGGATTGCGTGAAGTCTGTCAGCACAGAAGATAAATTTGACGCAGTATTACTGGCTGTGGCACACAATGAGTTCAGTGCGCTGAACATTAAATCCATGTGTAAAGACAATGCGGTGATCTATGATGTTAAAGGCATTTTGCCGAAAGAACTGGTAGACGCAAGGCTCTAA
- a CDS encoding SDR family oxidoreductase, with translation MYEKPFHTHDLSASSFLVTGGAGFIGSNIVEYLLKYGAAKVRVLDNFSTGSRENIKPFLDNPAFELLEGDIRDADVCRRALEGMDYVTHQAALGSVPRSINDPVTTNEVNISGFLNVLVAARDAKVKRMVYAASSSTYGDHPGLPKVEDLIGNPLSPYAVTKYVNELYASVFSRVYDFHPVGLRYFNVFGPRQNPKGAYAAVIPLFIDAALQKKAPVINGDGETSRDFTFVENAVQANIKALLAENIHTAEIINIAFGERTTLNQLWQMVSECAKINIAPDYGMERKGDVKHSLADISKARQLINYDPEVSVAAGLQLTYSWLERNSI, from the coding sequence ATGTACGAAAAACCATTCCATACGCATGATCTTTCTGCGTCCTCCTTTCTTGTAACCGGGGGCGCAGGATTTATTGGTTCCAATATAGTTGAATACCTGCTTAAATATGGAGCTGCAAAAGTGCGTGTACTGGACAATTTCTCCACAGGTTCCCGTGAGAACATAAAACCATTTCTCGATAACCCGGCCTTTGAGTTGCTGGAGGGGGATATCCGCGATGCCGACGTATGCCGCAGGGCACTGGAAGGCATGGATTATGTGACCCATCAGGCAGCACTGGGATCTGTGCCGCGCTCTATCAATGATCCTGTTACAACCAACGAAGTAAATATTTCCGGATTCCTGAACGTGCTGGTGGCCGCCCGCGATGCCAAAGTGAAACGCATGGTATATGCAGCCAGCTCCAGCACTTATGGCGACCATCCGGGCCTGCCCAAAGTGGAAGACCTCATTGGAAATCCGCTTTCGCCATATGCCGTGACCAAATATGTCAATGAACTGTATGCATCCGTATTTTCCAGGGTATATGATTTTCATCCGGTAGGACTGAGGTACTTTAATGTATTTGGCCCCCGGCAGAACCCTAAAGGCGCCTATGCAGCCGTTATTCCGCTGTTTATCGATGCCGCTTTGCAGAAAAAGGCGCCGGTAATCAATGGTGACGGCGAAACCAGCAGGGACTTCACTTTTGTTGAAAATGCGGTGCAGGCAAACATAAAAGCATTACTGGCTGAAAACATCCATACCGCTGAGATCATCAATATCGCCTTTGGTGAAAGGACTACCCTCAACCAGTTATGGCAGATGGTGAGCGAGTGTGCAAAAATCAACATTGCACCCGACTACGGCATGGAAAGAAAAGGAGATGTGAAACACAGCCTCGCTGATATCTCCAAAGCACGGCAGCTCATCAACTATGATCCGGAAGTAAGCGTTGCTGCAGGATTGCAGCTTACCTACAGCTGGCTGGAACGTAACAGTATCTGA
- the wecB gene encoding non-hydrolyzing UDP-N-acetylglucosamine 2-epimerase, whose amino-acid sequence MKTEMNKVLLVFGTRPEAIKMCPLIKELEKYPEIFEVKVCVTGQHREMLDQVLNIFNVQPDYDLKIMKQGQDLFDVTVGVLSGMRDVLDNAKPDIVLVHGDTTTSTAAALAAFYKQVPVAHVEAGLRTHNMYSPWPEEMNRSITGRIATYHFAPTKISRQNLLDENISSEQVFVTGNTVLDALHLVLERVKNDQEVQTGIEDVLVQHGLAPSLLSAWNGNDSNGRRLVLITGHRRENFGDGFRSICQAIKKLAEKYPEVDFVYPVHLNPNVRKPVNEILGEAALPNVHIIAPLDYLPFVYLMNKSTLILTDSGGVQEEAPGLGKPVLVMRNTTERPEAVTAGTVKLVGVDEDKIYHEVSMLLDNKDAYSQMAQAVNPYGDGKACQRIVRMLNKEAVIEQFI is encoded by the coding sequence ATGAAAACAGAAATGAATAAAGTACTATTGGTATTTGGTACACGCCCGGAGGCTATCAAAATGTGCCCGTTGATTAAAGAGCTGGAAAAATATCCGGAGATCTTTGAAGTGAAAGTGTGCGTAACCGGTCAGCATCGTGAAATGCTTGACCAGGTACTGAATATCTTTAATGTACAACCTGATTATGATCTCAAGATCATGAAACAGGGACAGGACCTCTTCGATGTAACGGTGGGCGTACTCTCCGGCATGCGGGACGTACTGGATAATGCTAAGCCAGACATCGTACTGGTACACGGGGACACTACTACTTCTACGGCAGCCGCCCTGGCCGCATTTTATAAACAGGTCCCGGTTGCCCATGTGGAGGCCGGCCTGAGAACGCATAATATGTACAGTCCATGGCCGGAAGAAATGAACCGTAGCATCACCGGACGTATTGCCACCTATCATTTCGCACCGACGAAAATTTCCCGCCAAAACCTGCTGGATGAAAACATCAGCAGCGAACAGGTATTTGTTACCGGCAATACCGTACTGGATGCTTTACACCTCGTGCTGGAAAGGGTCAAAAATGACCAGGAAGTACAGACAGGTATAGAAGATGTACTGGTGCAGCATGGCCTTGCCCCGTCTTTATTGTCTGCCTGGAACGGCAATGACAGCAACGGAAGAAGGCTGGTGCTCATCACCGGGCATCGCCGCGAAAACTTCGGCGACGGCTTCAGAAGCATCTGCCAGGCCATCAAAAAACTGGCGGAAAAATATCCGGAAGTGGATTTTGTTTACCCGGTGCATCTTAATCCCAATGTCCGTAAACCAGTGAATGAAATCCTGGGAGAGGCGGCATTGCCCAACGTGCATATCATTGCACCGCTCGACTATCTTCCCTTTGTTTACCTGATGAACAAAAGCACCCTTATTCTGACTGATAGTGGCGGCGTACAGGAAGAAGCGCCCGGTCTTGGCAAACCTGTACTGGTGATGCGTAATACCACCGAAAGACCGGAAGCGGTAACAGCCGGCACCGTAAAACTGGTAGGGGTGGATGAAGACAAAATATATCATGAAGTGAGCATGCTGCTGGACAACAAAGATGCTTACAGCCAGATGGCGCAGGCCGTAAATCCTTATGGCGATGGCAAGGCATGTCAGCGTATAGTCAGGATGCTGAATAAAGAGGCGGTCATTGAACAATTCATATAA
- a CDS encoding polysaccharide pyruvyl transferase family protein, which translates to MKQSTDNILLTGFFGAGNVGDEAVSLAVYEGVKEQLPGAKFSIVTRSPAYTRNFTGITAAKAVKGFYPSQDFWLRMSSHIRSVKKSDLIVIGGGGILQDVHSWTTIPAFLIPACIGILYNRNIITVGIGVGPVKNRWLKELICFTCNRMAKVQVRDEKSKKVLIECGVQADKITVTADVVPSLDVKQHVSARQVPAQAPVVALAFRKWPDLDEDGLVAICSRLIESGVHIRMLGYESSQDKKFYEQLILKFEPRHQGKISIHLPADLKDAMQEVKNADFLFSMRLHGCVFAAAIGTGFYAVPYDHKVTEFMRRLSLEDRMIPMDALSVEFADKILEELKVKDTGRTWAGAFDIQQQLSRNNFTVVKEVLDNKANYSRKDKLAALGWIGKLLMKGFGVQLQRPFRFVLRKITK; encoded by the coding sequence ATGAAACAAAGCACGGATAACATACTGCTGACTGGCTTTTTCGGCGCCGGAAACGTAGGGGATGAAGCTGTTTCCCTGGCAGTTTACGAAGGCGTAAAAGAACAATTACCGGGTGCAAAATTCAGCATCGTCACACGTAGCCCGGCCTATACCAGAAACTTTACAGGTATTACAGCAGCGAAAGCTGTAAAAGGGTTTTACCCGTCGCAGGATTTTTGGCTACGGATGTCAAGCCATATCCGCAGCGTAAAAAAAAGTGACCTGATCGTGATCGGAGGCGGGGGAATACTACAGGATGTACACAGCTGGACAACCATTCCGGCTTTCCTCATTCCCGCCTGTATCGGGATACTGTACAACCGTAACATCATCACTGTGGGAATCGGTGTAGGTCCTGTTAAAAACAGGTGGTTGAAGGAACTGATCTGCTTTACCTGTAACAGGATGGCAAAGGTCCAGGTAAGAGACGAAAAAAGTAAAAAAGTACTGATCGAATGCGGCGTACAGGCCGATAAAATAACTGTAACGGCAGATGTGGTGCCCTCACTGGATGTGAAGCAGCACGTGTCTGCCCGGCAGGTGCCGGCTCAGGCTCCCGTGGTGGCGCTGGCGTTCAGAAAATGGCCTGATCTTGATGAAGACGGGCTGGTAGCTATATGCAGCAGGCTGATTGAAAGCGGCGTGCACATCAGGATGCTGGGATATGAATCTTCCCAGGACAAGAAATTTTATGAACAGCTGATCCTGAAATTTGAACCCCGGCATCAGGGAAAAATCAGCATACACCTTCCTGCCGACCTGAAAGACGCCATGCAGGAAGTGAAGAATGCAGACTTCCTGTTCTCCATGCGTTTGCACGGATGTGTTTTTGCCGCAGCGATAGGTACCGGTTTTTATGCAGTGCCCTACGATCATAAAGTTACTGAGTTTATGCGCAGACTGTCCCTCGAAGACAGAATGATTCCCATGGACGCACTTTCTGTGGAATTTGCTGATAAAATACTGGAAGAGCTGAAAGTAAAAGACACTGGTAGAACATGGGCCGGCGCATTTGATATACAGCAACAGCTTTCCCGTAACAATTTTACGGTGGTGAAGGAAGTGCTGGATAATAAAGCAAACTACTCCCGGAAGGATAAACTGGCCGCTCTGGGATGGATCGGGAAACTGTTGATGAAAGGTTTCGGCGTGCAGTTGCAAAGGCCTTTCAGATTCGTTTTAAGAAAAATAACAAAATAG
- a CDS encoding glycosyltransferase family 4 protein yields MKVLITTQQRIPHSGGLSTHVEILIQELRSNGHEVRMIQGGMIQPPKWKKGIRMLLTLGNQNKFVSGNFRAALLRLRQLAEQEIDRFRPDVIHTHDVYASYAVLQCRNLNGLPVIQTVHGPALYEAQMGGADKLPAYKQLIMDCEALAFKKAQHFIAVDSGQADILKKDYGVSPAKIDVMFNCVHVGEVRRLAEAQIDLPVKQPYFLVPRRLVEKTGVRYAIEALAQVKDPHCQLAIAGQGPLRKELEDLVGSLNIGSRVVFLGPVPRNRLLPLFAKAQGVIVPSVPASGVIEATSLAVTEAMAAGTVPVASGIGGLAELIAHNDTGLLVKPANAQDLANAMDLLLKDDGLRSQLIKNATEKVEGDYSSETWAKKIVQIYKKYAK; encoded by the coding sequence ATGAAGGTGTTAATAACGACACAACAGCGGATACCTCATTCTGGCGGACTAAGTACCCATGTCGAAATCCTGATACAGGAACTGAGATCAAACGGGCATGAAGTCAGAATGATTCAGGGCGGCATGATACAGCCGCCCAAATGGAAAAAAGGCATCCGTATGCTGCTGACGCTCGGTAATCAGAATAAGTTTGTGAGCGGAAACTTCCGGGCGGCGCTTCTTCGTCTCCGCCAGCTGGCAGAACAGGAGATTGACCGGTTCAGGCCCGATGTTATTCATACGCATGATGTATATGCATCCTATGCTGTGCTGCAATGCAGGAACCTCAACGGCCTGCCCGTTATTCAGACTGTTCATGGCCCGGCGCTGTACGAAGCACAGATGGGCGGGGCAGATAAACTGCCGGCATATAAACAATTGATCATGGACTGCGAAGCGCTCGCGTTTAAAAAAGCGCAGCACTTTATTGCGGTAGACAGCGGCCAGGCAGATATCCTGAAAAAAGACTACGGCGTATCACCTGCCAAAATTGATGTGATGTTCAACTGTGTGCATGTAGGCGAGGTGAGGAGATTGGCGGAAGCACAGATAGACCTGCCGGTGAAGCAGCCCTATTTCCTGGTTCCCCGGCGCCTGGTGGAAAAAACAGGGGTGCGTTATGCTATTGAAGCACTGGCACAGGTGAAAGATCCGCATTGCCAGCTTGCCATAGCAGGGCAGGGGCCTTTAAGAAAGGAGCTGGAAGACCTGGTAGGCAGCCTCAATATTGGTTCCCGCGTGGTTTTTCTGGGACCGGTACCGAGAAACAGGTTATTACCGCTGTTTGCTAAAGCACAGGGCGTGATAGTACCTTCTGTACCGGCAAGTGGTGTTATCGAGGCCACTTCGCTGGCTGTAACAGAAGCCATGGCTGCGGGCACTGTGCCGGTGGCATCGGGTATTGGCGGACTGGCGGAGCTGATTGCACACAATGATACCGGCCTGCTGGTGAAGCCTGCCAATGCACAAGACCTGGCCAATGCGATGGACCTGCTTCTCAAAGACGACGGGCTGCGTAGCCAGCTGATAAAAAACGCTACGGAGAAAGTAGAAGGAGATTATTCTTCCGAAACCTGGGCTAAAAAGATCGTTCAGATTTATAAGAAATATGCTAAATAG
- a CDS encoding polysaccharide biosynthesis C-terminal domain-containing protein, producing MSFLRKSIFVTGGQMAGILLNMLGGVIYSRALGPGGMGQYELFRSSQMVVVTFLSLGMGNASIYFLNNLKYAPSHIVSNTTKVSLLFGLLLIVGFTAAIFFNPAYFGKISFIVALLFAMGSAALVNITTLRPVLVAQLASKRMVLVDMLPRIIILLSGVLMLCIHQKSPGFAITALGVGNAAACCALFYFLREHINLRAPFDWKTLGALLKYSIKLSASSFLYVLTANVTVMLLRYSQLENFNQVGLYTRAVAISGMITIIPSTVGPLLYAKWAGLKGELLANQAQFAMRVSSSISFTISAIVFIFSRQIIHLLYGPAFYGANVALRILAPSLVFITITSICNNLLAGDGKAIITMYILAITFTIVAGVTWLTVGRLGIEGAALGVLCGNIFSAVANLVVCNRHYGLNFAKCVVIRPSDVKTMMKSLKLK from the coding sequence ATGAGTTTTTTACGGAAAAGTATATTTGTTACCGGCGGCCAGATGGCAGGCATCCTCCTGAACATGCTGGGCGGAGTAATATACTCCAGGGCTTTGGGCCCCGGTGGTATGGGGCAGTATGAACTATTTCGCTCTTCCCAAATGGTGGTAGTTACCTTTCTTTCTCTGGGGATGGGTAATGCCAGCATTTATTTTCTGAATAATCTTAAATACGCGCCAAGCCATATTGTATCCAACACAACAAAGGTGTCCCTGCTGTTTGGCTTACTGTTGATAGTAGGGTTCACTGCGGCCATTTTTTTTAATCCCGCTTACTTCGGGAAGATCTCTTTTATAGTAGCACTACTTTTTGCGATGGGATCTGCCGCCCTTGTAAATATTACGACGCTAAGGCCGGTACTGGTAGCTCAACTGGCTTCCAAAAGGATGGTGCTGGTAGATATGCTGCCCCGTATCATCATCTTGCTGAGCGGGGTGCTGATGCTTTGTATCCATCAGAAAAGCCCCGGATTTGCGATCACGGCGCTGGGAGTAGGCAACGCTGCGGCATGTTGTGCGCTTTTTTATTTTCTCCGCGAACACATCAATCTGCGTGCGCCGTTTGACTGGAAAACGCTGGGAGCTCTGCTGAAGTACAGTATTAAACTGTCCGCGTCCAGCTTCCTGTACGTGCTCACGGCCAATGTCACGGTCATGTTACTACGTTATTCCCAGCTGGAAAATTTCAACCAGGTGGGGTTATATACAAGAGCGGTGGCCATCAGTGGTATGATCACCATCATACCCTCTACGGTAGGCCCCTTGCTGTATGCAAAATGGGCTGGTCTGAAAGGTGAATTACTGGCTAACCAGGCTCAGTTTGCCATGAGGGTCAGCTCTTCGATCAGTTTCACCATTTCCGCGATAGTGTTCATTTTTAGCCGGCAGATCATCCATTTGTTATATGGTCCTGCATTTTATGGCGCTAATGTTGCATTACGCATTCTTGCGCCTTCACTGGTGTTTATCACCATCACTAGTATCTGCAATAACCTGCTGGCTGGCGATGGCAAAGCAATTATAACTATGTATATCCTGGCAATCACTTTTACCATAGTGGCCGGGGTAACCTGGCTCACAGTAGGAAGGCTGGGCATAGAAGGAGCTGCCCTGGGAGTGCTGTGTGGGAATATTTTTTCCGCTGTTGCCAACCTGGTCGTATGCAACAGGCACTATGGGCTCAACTTCGCCAAATGTGTGGTGATAAGGCCCTCCGATGTAAAAACCATGATGAAATCCTTAAAACTTAAATGA